The genomic segment TAGCCGGTTCAAAAACTAGGCTAACTCTCAAATTTTTCGATCACAGATGATCGATTTAAATCAAAATTTCGAATAATTCTACTATTTGTGATCACAAATTGATTATTGCGCACTAGAATTTGGCCATCTCCACTCCCGGCTATACGCATGTCTACTCCCAGCGCCATTGAAGCTTTTTTGACCCAGCACCGCATCCACGAGGTGGAGTGCGTCATCCCCGACATGACGGGCATTGCGCGCGGCAAGATCCTGCCGCGCGACCTGTTTTTGGCGGCGGGCGAAATGCGCATTCCCAAAAGCGTGCTGCTCAACACAGTGAATGGTCAGCAGCCCGACAACGGGCCCTATGTGGGCGACACCGACCCCGACATGGTGTGCCTGCCCGACGTAAGCACCGCCCGTGTGGTGCCCTGGGCGGCCGAGCCGGTGGCGGTGGTCATTCACGACTGCCAGGAGTGGGATGGCAGCCCGGTGCAAATCTCTCCGCGCGGCGTGCTGCGCCGGGTGCTCAAGCTGTTTGACGAGCGTGGCTGGACGCCGGTGGTGGCGCCTGAGATGGAGTTCTACCTCGTAGCCCGCCAGCAAAACCCGCACGAACCACTGCAGCCGCCTTTGGGCCGCACCGGCAAGCCTGAGGCGGGGCGGCAGAGTTATTCGATCGATGCTGTCAACGACTTTGACCCCTTCTTCATGGAGCTGTCGAGCTTTTGCCAGCAGCACAACCTGGGCGTGGAAACGCTGATCCACGAGGCCGGCCCCGGCCAGATGGAGATCAACTTCAGCCACGGCAATGCGCTGGAGCTGGCGGACCGGGTGTTTTTGTTCAAGCGCACGGTGCGCGAGACGGCGCTGCGCCACGGCATTTTTGCCACCTTCATGGCCAAGCCCATGGAGCAGGAGCCGGGCAGCGCCATGCACATCCACCAGAGCATTCTGGATGCCGAGGGCAACAATATCTTCAGCCTGCCCGATGGCTCGGCGAGCCCGCTGTTCGGGCAGTGCATTGCAGGGCTGCAGGCCTACATTCCGCAGCTCATGCCCATGTTTGCGCCGTATGTGAATTCATACCGGCGGCTCTCGCCCTTTATGTCGGCGCCCATCAATGTGCGCTGGGGGCATGACAACCGCACCTGCGGCATTCGCATCCCCAAGTCCAGTCCCGGCAACCGCCGGGTGGAAAACCGCGTGCCCGGCGTGGACGTGAACCCCTACCTCGCCATGGCCGCCACGCTGGCCTGCTGCTACTTAGGGCTAACCCAGGGCCTGACGCCCAGCGCCCCCACCACAGACAGCGCCTGGAACGTGAGCCACGAACTGCCCCGCCACCTGGAAGACGCCATTGCCTCCATGCGCAGCTGCGAGCCCATGCGCGAGGTGCTGGGCGCCGGTTTTGTGGACGCCTTTTGCGCCGTGAAAGAGCTGGAGTACGCCACCTACAACCGTGTGATCAGCTCCTGGGAGCGCGAGCACTTGTTGCTCTTGGTCTAGACCCCGCACGCACCGGAGAACCGCCATGACACAGAACCACACATCCGCCTTTCGCCACCTGGACCCGCAACGCCTGACCACCGTGCGCGAGCGCGAGCGCGCCGCCTACGCCGCTGCCAACCCCACGTCCCACGCCCTGTCGCAACGGGCGGCCAAGCACCTGATGTTTGGCGTGCCGCTGCACTGGATGAACGACTGGTCCACCCCCTTTCCGCTGCACCTGGCCCACGCCCAGGGCGCGCAGCTCACCGACGCCG from the Rhodoferax potami genome contains:
- a CDS encoding glutamine synthetase family protein codes for the protein MSTPSAIEAFLTQHRIHEVECVIPDMTGIARGKILPRDLFLAAGEMRIPKSVLLNTVNGQQPDNGPYVGDTDPDMVCLPDVSTARVVPWAAEPVAVVIHDCQEWDGSPVQISPRGVLRRVLKLFDERGWTPVVAPEMEFYLVARQQNPHEPLQPPLGRTGKPEAGRQSYSIDAVNDFDPFFMELSSFCQQHNLGVETLIHEAGPGQMEINFSHGNALELADRVFLFKRTVRETALRHGIFATFMAKPMEQEPGSAMHIHQSILDAEGNNIFSLPDGSASPLFGQCIAGLQAYIPQLMPMFAPYVNSYRRLSPFMSAPINVRWGHDNRTCGIRIPKSSPGNRRVENRVPGVDVNPYLAMAATLACCYLGLTQGLTPSAPTTDSAWNVSHELPRHLEDAIASMRSCEPMREVLGAGFVDAFCAVKELEYATYNRVISSWEREHLLLLV